The Arachis hypogaea cultivar Tifrunner chromosome 14, arahy.Tifrunner.gnm2.J5K5, whole genome shotgun sequence genome has a segment encoding these proteins:
- the LOC112798309 gene encoding NAC domain-containing protein 83-like, whose amino-acid sequence MEGRGSSFVKNGELRLPPGFRFHPTDEELVVQYLKRKVFSCPLPASFIPEVDICKSDPWDLPGDLEQERYFFSTREAKYPNGNRSNRATNSGYWKATGLDKHIATSKGHQLIGMKKTLVFYRGKPPYGSRTDWIMHEYRLVSHPHLLPMQNWVLCRIFFKRRAPATAKNVLLDHNSHSASASEEAFTISHEGSNSKVVFYDFLAQNRADLNRVTPPASSTSGTSGITTESDEHEDSSSCNNFPFFRCSKHQSGRKPTGIKDILNLNLKSIPFYSY is encoded by the exons ATGGAGGGGAGAGGGAGTAGTTTTGTGAAGAATGGGGAGCTGAGATTGCCTCCAGGATTCCGGTTTCACCCGACGGATGAAGAGCTGGTGGTTCAATACTTAAAGCGCAAGGTCTTCTCCTGCCCGTTGCCGGCCTCTTTCATTCCTGAGGTTGATATTTGCAAGTCCGATCCATGGGATTTACCAG GTGATTTGGAGCAAGAGAGGTACTTCTTCAGCACGAGGGAGGCCAAATACCCCAACGGGAACCGATCCAACAGAGCCACCAACTCGGGCTACTGGAAAGCCACGGGCTTGGACAAACACATCGCAACTTCAAAAGGCCACCAACTTATTGGCATGAAGAAGACTCTCGTCTTTTACAGAGGCAAGCCTCCTTATGGATCAAGAACAGATTGGATCATGCACGAGTATCGCCTTGTCTCCCACCCCCACCTGCTTCCCATGCAAAATTGGGTTCTCTGTCGCATATTCTTCAAGAGGAGAGCACCTGCTACTGCTAAGAATGTTCTACTGGATCACAATTCCCATTCGGCATCAGCATCAGAAGAGGCCTTCACCATCAGCCATGAGGGCAGCAACTCTAAGGTGGTTTTCTACGATTTCTTGGCACAGAACAGGGCTGATTTGAACCGCGTGACCCCTCCTGCTTCTTCGACCTCTGGCACCAGTGGAATCACCACCGAATCCGATGAGCATGAAGACAGCAGTAGCTGCAACAACTTTCCTTTTTTCAG ATGTAGCAAGCATCAATCCGGCAGGAAACCGACCGGcattaaagatattttaaatCTGAATTTGAAGAGTATCCCCTTCTACTCATACTAG